In a single window of the Cucumis melo cultivar AY chromosome 11, USDA_Cmelo_AY_1.0, whole genome shotgun sequence genome:
- the LOC103497748 gene encoding uncharacterized protein LOC103497748 isoform X3, whose protein sequence is MFSCSIETMSIKYFLPGNKKTLISVSKDKDLKRMVNFLKDSVTADVFILSEEAAARNLSNMPASRSSRTTVSEAVVPVVEPVDVGVETIITMDQIGMDISSEVPLICVPAGSGDEKHRKAAQQWENAIIGVDQRFNSFSEFREALHKYSIAHGFAYRYKKNDSHRVTVKCKYQGCPWRIYASRLSTTQLICIKKMNTNHSCEGAAAKAGYRATRGWVGNIIKEKLKVSPNYKPKDIADDIKREYGIQLNYSQAWRAKEIAREQLQGSYKEAYNQLPYFCEKIKETNPGSVASFTTKDDSSFHRLFVSFHASISGFQQGCRPLLFLDSTPLNSKYQGFFLTATAVDGEDAIFPAAFAVVDAETEENWRWFLLELKSAVKRSEQITFVADFQNGLNKSLGEIFDKSYHSYCLRHLAEKLNNDLKGQFSHEARRFMINDFYAAALATKLEDFQRCAESIKGISPDAYNWIIQSEPEHWANAFFGGARYNHITSNFGHQFYSSISEAHELPITQMIDVLRGKMMETIYSRRVESDQWMTKLTPTNEEKLQKEISIARSFQVSLSHGSIFEVRGESVYIVDVDNWDCSCKAWQLTGLPCCHAIAVIECIGRSPYDYCPRYFTVESYRLTYAESIHPIPNVDRLILGESTQAIVTVTPPPTRRPPGRPKMKQNESLEVVKRQLQCSKCKALGHNKKTCKDS, encoded by the exons ATGTTTAGTTGTAGTATAGAGACAATGTCCATCAAGTATTTTCTTCCTGGTAACAAGAAAACTCTCATCTCAGTATCCAAGGACAAGGATCTAAAGCGGATGGTAAACTTTTTAAAGGATTCTGTCACAGCCGATGTGTTTATCTTGTCAGAGGAAGCAGCTGCCCGGAATTTATCTAATATGCCTGCTAGTAG GTCAAGTAGAACAACAGTTTCTGAGGCAGTAGTTCCTGTAGTTGAGCCTGTAGATGTTGGAGTTGAGACTATCATCACCATGGATCAGATTGGTATGGACATATCCAGCGAAGTCCCTTTAATTTGTGTTCCTGCAGGATCTGGTGATGAAAAACATCGAAAAGCTGCACAACAATGGGAAAATGCCATTATTGGTGTAGATCAAAGATTTAACAGCTTTAGCGAATTCCGAGAAGCCTTGCATAAGTACTCAATCGCACATGGTTTTGCTTACCGGTATAAGAAAAATGACAGCCACCGTGTCACTGTTAAATGCAAATACCAAGGTTGTCCATGGCGAATATATGCTTCAAGGTTGTCTACTACCCAACTGATTTGTATTAAGAAAATGAACACAAATCATTCATGTGAAGGGGCTGCTGCTAAAGCTGGGTATCGGGCTACTAGGGGGTGGGTGGGAAATATCATAAAGGAAAAATTAAAAGTGTCCCCAAACTACAAACCAAAAGATATCGCAGATGACATAAAACGAGAATATGGAATTCAATTGAACTATTCACAGGCATGGCGTGCGAAAGAGATAGCAAGGGAGCAGCTCCAAGGTTCCTACAAGGAAGCATATAATCAGTTGCCATACTTTTGTGAGAAGATCAAAGAAACTAACCCTGGGAGTGTTGCTTCATTCACCACTAAAGATGACTCGAGCTTTCATCGTCTATTTGTGTCATTTCATGCATCAATTTCTGGTTTCCAGCAAGGTTGTCGACCTCTCCTTTTCCTTGATAGTACTCCATTGAACTCAAAGTATCAGGGTTTTTTTTTGactgccacagctgtagatggGGAAGACGCTATATTTCCAGCAGCTTTTGCTGTTGTAGATGCCGAGACAGAGGAAAATTGGCGTTGGTTTTTACTGGAACTGAAATCTGCAGTGAAAAGGTCAGAGCAGATTACATTTGTAGCAGATTTTCAGAATGGACTGAACAAGTCTTTGGGTGAAATATTTGACAAGTCATACCATAGCTACTGTTTGCGCCATCTAGCTGAAAAGCTTAATAATGATTTAAAGGGGCAATTTTCTCATGAGGCCAGGCGATTTATGATTAATGATTTCTATGCTGCTGCTCTTGCAACTAAACTTGAGGATTTCCAGCGTTGTGCTGAAAGCATAAAAGGAATTTCACCTGATGCTTACAATTGGATCATACAAAGCGAACCAGAGCATTGGGCAAATGCATTCTTTGGAGGAGCAAGGTACAACCATATCACATCAAATTTTGGGCATCAGTTCTATAGCTCCATATCTGAAGCACATGAATTGCCTATAACACAGATGATTGATGTTTTACGGGGTAAAATGATGGAAACAATATATAGTCGCAGGGTTGAATCAGACCAATGGATGACAAAATTAACACCAACCAACGAGGagaaattacaaaaagaaatatcaatTGCGCGGTCATTTCAGGTTTCGCTATCCCATGGAAGCATATTTGAGGTTCGTGGGGAATCTGTTTACATTGTTGATGTTGATAATTGGGATTGTAGCTGTAAGGCATGGCAGCTTACTGGTTTGCCTTGTTGTCATGCTATTGCTGTCATTGAATGCATTGGTAGGAGCCCATATGATTATTGCCCCAGATATTTCACTGTTGAGAGTTATCGCCTAACTTATGCCGAGTCAATACATCCTATTCCAAACGTGGACAGACTAATCCTGGGTGAATCCACTCAGGCAATAGTTACAGTAACACCTCCACCTACTAGAAGACCACCGGGTCGTCCAAAGATGAAGCAGAATGAATCATTAGAAGTAGTTAAGCGTCAGCTCCAATGTAGCAAATGTAAAGCCCTTGGCCACAATAAGAAGACATGCAAAGATTCTTAG
- the LOC103497748 gene encoding uncharacterized protein LOC103497748 isoform X2, protein MASSVQRSPQLDQIHGEIRDSFRAIPYTNTPANKRVELFDERGINESTTDDNVQMTSSITSQELNNVGKKIMDDSDPAIDSSKMVVEQTIEMGRQSAFTLEGGEFVKNKDGSLSYIGGEAYAIDIDQQTNLNDFKTEVAEMFSCSIETMSIKYFLPGNKKTLISVSKDKDLKRMVNFLKDSVTADVFILSEEAAARNLSNMPASRSSRTTVSEAVVPVVEPVDVGVETIITMDQIGMDISSEVPLICVPAGSGDEKHRKAAQQWENAIIGVDQRFNSFSEFREALHKYSIAHGFAYRYKKNDSHRVTVKCKYQGCPWRIYASRLSTTQLICIKKMNTNHSCEGAAAKAGYRATRGWVGNIIKEKLKVSPNYKPKDIADDIKREYGIQLNYSQAWRAKEIAREQLQGSYKEAYNQLPYFCEKIKETNPGSVASFTTKDDSSFHRLFVSFHASISGFQQGCRPLLFLDSTPLNSKYQGFFLTATAVDGEDAIFPAAFAVVDAETEENWRWFLLELKSAVKRSEQITFVADFQNGLNKSLGEIFDKSYHSYCLRHLAEKLNNDLKGQFSHEARRFMINDFYAAALATKLEDFQRCAESIKGISPDAYNWIIQSEPEHWANAFFGGARYNHITSNFGHQFYSSISEAHELPITQMIDVLRGKMMETIYSRRVESDQWMTKLTPTNEEKLQKEISIARSFQVSLSHGSIFEVRGESVYIVDVDNWDCSCKAWQLTGLPCCHAIAVIECIGRSPYDYCPRYFTVESYRLTYAESIHPIPNVDRLILGESTQAIVTVTPPPTRRPPGRPKMKQNESLEVVKRQLQCSKCKALGHNKKTCKDS, encoded by the exons ATGGCTAGCAGTGTGCAGCGGAGCCCTCAGTTGGATCAGATCCATGGTGAAATTCGCGACAGTTTTCGTGCCATTcc GTATACAAATACTCCTGCTAATAAGAGGGTAGAGCTGTTTGATGAGCGAGGCATTAATGAATCTACAACTGATGATAATGTTCAGATGACATCAT CAATAACAAGTCAAGAACTGAACAATGTTGGGAAGAAGATAATGGATGATAGTGATCCTGCGATTGACAGCTCTAAAATG GTAGTTGAACAAACCATTGAAATGGGAAGGCAGTCTGCTTTTACATTGGAAG gtggtgagtttgtGAAAAACAAAGATGGATCCCTTTCTTACATTGGGGGCGAGGCCTATGCTATAGATATTGATCAACAAACAAATTTGAATGATTTCAAGACAGAAGTAGCAGAAATGTTTAGTTGTAGTATAGAGACAATGTCCATCAAGTATTTTCTTCCTGGTAACAAGAAAACTCTCATCTCAGTATCCAAGGACAAGGATCTAAAGCGGATGGTAAACTTTTTAAAGGATTCTGTCACAGCCGATGTGTTTATCTTGTCAGAGGAAGCAGCTGCCCGGAATTTATCTAATATGCCTGCTAGTAG GTCAAGTAGAACAACAGTTTCTGAGGCAGTAGTTCCTGTAGTTGAGCCTGTAGATGTTGGAGTTGAGACTATCATCACCATGGATCAGATTGGTATGGACATATCCAGCGAAGTCCCTTTAATTTGTGTTCCTGCAGGATCTGGTGATGAAAAACATCGAAAAGCTGCACAACAATGGGAAAATGCCATTATTGGTGTAGATCAAAGATTTAACAGCTTTAGCGAATTCCGAGAAGCCTTGCATAAGTACTCAATCGCACATGGTTTTGCTTACCGGTATAAGAAAAATGACAGCCACCGTGTCACTGTTAAATGCAAATACCAAGGTTGTCCATGGCGAATATATGCTTCAAGGTTGTCTACTACCCAACTGATTTGTATTAAGAAAATGAACACAAATCATTCATGTGAAGGGGCTGCTGCTAAAGCTGGGTATCGGGCTACTAGGGGGTGGGTGGGAAATATCATAAAGGAAAAATTAAAAGTGTCCCCAAACTACAAACCAAAAGATATCGCAGATGACATAAAACGAGAATATGGAATTCAATTGAACTATTCACAGGCATGGCGTGCGAAAGAGATAGCAAGGGAGCAGCTCCAAGGTTCCTACAAGGAAGCATATAATCAGTTGCCATACTTTTGTGAGAAGATCAAAGAAACTAACCCTGGGAGTGTTGCTTCATTCACCACTAAAGATGACTCGAGCTTTCATCGTCTATTTGTGTCATTTCATGCATCAATTTCTGGTTTCCAGCAAGGTTGTCGACCTCTCCTTTTCCTTGATAGTACTCCATTGAACTCAAAGTATCAGGGTTTTTTTTTGactgccacagctgtagatggGGAAGACGCTATATTTCCAGCAGCTTTTGCTGTTGTAGATGCCGAGACAGAGGAAAATTGGCGTTGGTTTTTACTGGAACTGAAATCTGCAGTGAAAAGGTCAGAGCAGATTACATTTGTAGCAGATTTTCAGAATGGACTGAACAAGTCTTTGGGTGAAATATTTGACAAGTCATACCATAGCTACTGTTTGCGCCATCTAGCTGAAAAGCTTAATAATGATTTAAAGGGGCAATTTTCTCATGAGGCCAGGCGATTTATGATTAATGATTTCTATGCTGCTGCTCTTGCAACTAAACTTGAGGATTTCCAGCGTTGTGCTGAAAGCATAAAAGGAATTTCACCTGATGCTTACAATTGGATCATACAAAGCGAACCAGAGCATTGGGCAAATGCATTCTTTGGAGGAGCAAGGTACAACCATATCACATCAAATTTTGGGCATCAGTTCTATAGCTCCATATCTGAAGCACATGAATTGCCTATAACACAGATGATTGATGTTTTACGGGGTAAAATGATGGAAACAATATATAGTCGCAGGGTTGAATCAGACCAATGGATGACAAAATTAACACCAACCAACGAGGagaaattacaaaaagaaatatcaatTGCGCGGTCATTTCAGGTTTCGCTATCCCATGGAAGCATATTTGAGGTTCGTGGGGAATCTGTTTACATTGTTGATGTTGATAATTGGGATTGTAGCTGTAAGGCATGGCAGCTTACTGGTTTGCCTTGTTGTCATGCTATTGCTGTCATTGAATGCATTGGTAGGAGCCCATATGATTATTGCCCCAGATATTTCACTGTTGAGAGTTATCGCCTAACTTATGCCGAGTCAATACATCCTATTCCAAACGTGGACAGACTAATCCTGGGTGAATCCACTCAGGCAATAGTTACAGTAACACCTCCACCTACTAGAAGACCACCGGGTCGTCCAAAGATGAAGCAGAATGAATCATTAGAAGTAGTTAAGCGTCAGCTCCAATGTAGCAAATGTAAAGCCCTTGGCCACAATAAGAAGACATGCAAAGATTCTTAG
- the LOC103497748 gene encoding uncharacterized protein LOC103497748 isoform X1: MASSVQRSPQLDQIHGEIRDSFRAIPYTNTPANKRVELFDERGINESTTDDNVQMTSSITSQELNNVGKKIMDDSDPAIDSSKMVVEQTIEMGRQSAFTLEGQATATKKIIAICQSGGEFVKNKDGSLSYIGGEAYAIDIDQQTNLNDFKTEVAEMFSCSIETMSIKYFLPGNKKTLISVSKDKDLKRMVNFLKDSVTADVFILSEEAAARNLSNMPASRSSRTTVSEAVVPVVEPVDVGVETIITMDQIGMDISSEVPLICVPAGSGDEKHRKAAQQWENAIIGVDQRFNSFSEFREALHKYSIAHGFAYRYKKNDSHRVTVKCKYQGCPWRIYASRLSTTQLICIKKMNTNHSCEGAAAKAGYRATRGWVGNIIKEKLKVSPNYKPKDIADDIKREYGIQLNYSQAWRAKEIAREQLQGSYKEAYNQLPYFCEKIKETNPGSVASFTTKDDSSFHRLFVSFHASISGFQQGCRPLLFLDSTPLNSKYQGFFLTATAVDGEDAIFPAAFAVVDAETEENWRWFLLELKSAVKRSEQITFVADFQNGLNKSLGEIFDKSYHSYCLRHLAEKLNNDLKGQFSHEARRFMINDFYAAALATKLEDFQRCAESIKGISPDAYNWIIQSEPEHWANAFFGGARYNHITSNFGHQFYSSISEAHELPITQMIDVLRGKMMETIYSRRVESDQWMTKLTPTNEEKLQKEISIARSFQVSLSHGSIFEVRGESVYIVDVDNWDCSCKAWQLTGLPCCHAIAVIECIGRSPYDYCPRYFTVESYRLTYAESIHPIPNVDRLILGESTQAIVTVTPPPTRRPPGRPKMKQNESLEVVKRQLQCSKCKALGHNKKTCKDS; this comes from the exons ATGGCTAGCAGTGTGCAGCGGAGCCCTCAGTTGGATCAGATCCATGGTGAAATTCGCGACAGTTTTCGTGCCATTcc GTATACAAATACTCCTGCTAATAAGAGGGTAGAGCTGTTTGATGAGCGAGGCATTAATGAATCTACAACTGATGATAATGTTCAGATGACATCAT CAATAACAAGTCAAGAACTGAACAATGTTGGGAAGAAGATAATGGATGATAGTGATCCTGCGATTGACAGCTCTAAAATG GTAGTTGAACAAACCATTGAAATGGGAAGGCAGTCTGCTTTTACATTGGAAGGTCAA GCCACAGCTACGAAGAAAATAATTGCTATATGCcaatcaggtggtgagtttgtGAAAAACAAAGATGGATCCCTTTCTTACATTGGGGGCGAGGCCTATGCTATAGATATTGATCAACAAACAAATTTGAATGATTTCAAGACAGAAGTAGCAGAAATGTTTAGTTGTAGTATAGAGACAATGTCCATCAAGTATTTTCTTCCTGGTAACAAGAAAACTCTCATCTCAGTATCCAAGGACAAGGATCTAAAGCGGATGGTAAACTTTTTAAAGGATTCTGTCACAGCCGATGTGTTTATCTTGTCAGAGGAAGCAGCTGCCCGGAATTTATCTAATATGCCTGCTAGTAG GTCAAGTAGAACAACAGTTTCTGAGGCAGTAGTTCCTGTAGTTGAGCCTGTAGATGTTGGAGTTGAGACTATCATCACCATGGATCAGATTGGTATGGACATATCCAGCGAAGTCCCTTTAATTTGTGTTCCTGCAGGATCTGGTGATGAAAAACATCGAAAAGCTGCACAACAATGGGAAAATGCCATTATTGGTGTAGATCAAAGATTTAACAGCTTTAGCGAATTCCGAGAAGCCTTGCATAAGTACTCAATCGCACATGGTTTTGCTTACCGGTATAAGAAAAATGACAGCCACCGTGTCACTGTTAAATGCAAATACCAAGGTTGTCCATGGCGAATATATGCTTCAAGGTTGTCTACTACCCAACTGATTTGTATTAAGAAAATGAACACAAATCATTCATGTGAAGGGGCTGCTGCTAAAGCTGGGTATCGGGCTACTAGGGGGTGGGTGGGAAATATCATAAAGGAAAAATTAAAAGTGTCCCCAAACTACAAACCAAAAGATATCGCAGATGACATAAAACGAGAATATGGAATTCAATTGAACTATTCACAGGCATGGCGTGCGAAAGAGATAGCAAGGGAGCAGCTCCAAGGTTCCTACAAGGAAGCATATAATCAGTTGCCATACTTTTGTGAGAAGATCAAAGAAACTAACCCTGGGAGTGTTGCTTCATTCACCACTAAAGATGACTCGAGCTTTCATCGTCTATTTGTGTCATTTCATGCATCAATTTCTGGTTTCCAGCAAGGTTGTCGACCTCTCCTTTTCCTTGATAGTACTCCATTGAACTCAAAGTATCAGGGTTTTTTTTTGactgccacagctgtagatggGGAAGACGCTATATTTCCAGCAGCTTTTGCTGTTGTAGATGCCGAGACAGAGGAAAATTGGCGTTGGTTTTTACTGGAACTGAAATCTGCAGTGAAAAGGTCAGAGCAGATTACATTTGTAGCAGATTTTCAGAATGGACTGAACAAGTCTTTGGGTGAAATATTTGACAAGTCATACCATAGCTACTGTTTGCGCCATCTAGCTGAAAAGCTTAATAATGATTTAAAGGGGCAATTTTCTCATGAGGCCAGGCGATTTATGATTAATGATTTCTATGCTGCTGCTCTTGCAACTAAACTTGAGGATTTCCAGCGTTGTGCTGAAAGCATAAAAGGAATTTCACCTGATGCTTACAATTGGATCATACAAAGCGAACCAGAGCATTGGGCAAATGCATTCTTTGGAGGAGCAAGGTACAACCATATCACATCAAATTTTGGGCATCAGTTCTATAGCTCCATATCTGAAGCACATGAATTGCCTATAACACAGATGATTGATGTTTTACGGGGTAAAATGATGGAAACAATATATAGTCGCAGGGTTGAATCAGACCAATGGATGACAAAATTAACACCAACCAACGAGGagaaattacaaaaagaaatatcaatTGCGCGGTCATTTCAGGTTTCGCTATCCCATGGAAGCATATTTGAGGTTCGTGGGGAATCTGTTTACATTGTTGATGTTGATAATTGGGATTGTAGCTGTAAGGCATGGCAGCTTACTGGTTTGCCTTGTTGTCATGCTATTGCTGTCATTGAATGCATTGGTAGGAGCCCATATGATTATTGCCCCAGATATTTCACTGTTGAGAGTTATCGCCTAACTTATGCCGAGTCAATACATCCTATTCCAAACGTGGACAGACTAATCCTGGGTGAATCCACTCAGGCAATAGTTACAGTAACACCTCCACCTACTAGAAGACCACCGGGTCGTCCAAAGATGAAGCAGAATGAATCATTAGAAGTAGTTAAGCGTCAGCTCCAATGTAGCAAATGTAAAGCCCTTGGCCACAATAAGAAGACATGCAAAGATTCTTAG